From the Nitrobacter hamburgensis X14 genome, one window contains:
- the polA gene encoding DNA polymerase I, with translation MPKKPTPATKPVPTPAAAEAVTVKSAAATKSDMQGKHVFLVDGSSYIFRAYHALPPLNRKSDGLQVNAVLGFCNMLWKLLRDMPKDDKPTHLAIIFDKSEVTFRNKLYPAYKAHRPPAPDDLIPQFALIREAVKAFDLPCIEQGGFEADDLIATYVRQACERGATATIVSSDKDLMQLVTDCVTMFDTMKDRRLGIAEVIEKFGVPPEKVVEVQALAGDSVDNVPGVPGIGVKTAAQLITEYGDLETLLAQASEIKQPKRREALIENAEKARISRQLVLLDDHVALDVPLDDLAVQEPDARKLIAFLKAMEFTTLTKRVADYSEVNAAEIEPDRKNASGASSTAAKASAEAVTSDLFGSDGVAKATSAGRTRATSDTAIKTPQALAAARLEAVRKLPVDRTQYETIRTLDRLQHWIARIANHGSFVVEALAPTIDPMQAELSGIALALAPNAACYVPLNHKQAGDSAGLFAAGLAPDQIAIRDALDLLKPLLESGGHLKVGFNVKFTAVLLAQHGIVMQNNDDVELISYALDAGRGAHDLEALAQRWLDHTALNYGELIGSGRNKLAFDQVTIDRATTYAAEYAALTLRLWQVLKPRLVAERMNSVYETLERPMIATLARMERRGITIDRQVLSRLSGEFAQTAARLEAEIQKLAGEPINVGSPKQIGEIMFGKMGLPGGSKTKTGAWSTSAQILDDLAEQGHDFPRKILDWRQVSKLKSTYTDALPEYVNPQTSRVHTTYALAATTTGRLSSNEPNLQNIPVRNEEGRKIRRAFIATPGHKLVSADYSQIELRLLAEIADIPVLKQAFRDGLDIHAMTASEMFGVPVTGMPGEIRRRAKAINFGIIYGISAFGLANQLGIPREEAGTYIKKYFERFPGIRAYMDATRDFCREHGYVETLFGRKCHYPDIKSPNPSHRAFNERAAINARLQGTAADIIRRAMVRMDDALAAKKLSARMLLQVHDELIFEVPDDEVAATLPVVQHVMQDAPFPAMLLSVPLQVDARAADNWDEAH, from the coding sequence ATGCCCAAGAAGCCCACCCCTGCCACCAAGCCCGTACCCACTCCCGCCGCCGCGGAAGCTGTGACCGTGAAGTCCGCGGCCGCGACCAAGTCAGACATGCAGGGCAAGCACGTCTTTCTGGTCGACGGCTCCTCCTACATCTTCCGCGCCTATCACGCGCTGCCGCCGCTGAACCGCAAATCCGACGGCTTGCAGGTCAACGCGGTGCTCGGCTTCTGCAACATGCTGTGGAAGCTGTTGCGCGACATGCCGAAGGACGACAAGCCGACCCACCTTGCGATCATCTTCGACAAGTCCGAGGTGACGTTCCGCAACAAGCTCTATCCCGCCTACAAGGCGCATCGGCCGCCCGCGCCCGACGACCTGATCCCGCAATTCGCGCTGATTCGCGAGGCCGTGAAGGCGTTCGATCTGCCCTGCATCGAGCAGGGCGGGTTCGAGGCCGACGACCTGATCGCGACCTATGTGCGGCAGGCGTGCGAACGCGGCGCAACCGCGACCATCGTCTCCTCGGATAAGGATCTGATGCAGCTCGTCACCGATTGCGTCACCATGTTCGACACCATGAAGGACCGCCGCCTCGGCATCGCCGAGGTGATCGAGAAATTCGGCGTACCGCCGGAAAAAGTCGTCGAGGTGCAGGCACTGGCCGGCGACAGCGTCGACAACGTGCCGGGCGTGCCGGGCATCGGCGTCAAGACCGCGGCGCAGCTCATCACCGAATACGGCGACCTCGAAACGCTGCTGGCGCAGGCCTCCGAGATCAAGCAGCCGAAGCGACGCGAGGCGCTGATCGAAAACGCCGAGAAGGCGCGCATTTCGCGGCAACTGGTGCTGCTCGACGACCACGTCGCGCTCGACGTGCCGCTGGACGACCTCGCCGTGCAGGAGCCCGATGCACGCAAGCTGATCGCTTTCTTGAAGGCGATGGAATTCACCACGCTGACCAAGCGCGTCGCCGACTATTCCGAGGTCAACGCGGCCGAGATCGAGCCAGACAGGAAAAACGCCAGCGGCGCGTCTTCCACAGCAGCCAAGGCATCCGCAGAGGCCGTCACCAGCGACTTGTTCGGCAGCGACGGTGTCGCGAAGGCGACATCGGCCGGCAGGACAAGGGCGACGAGCGACACGGCGATCAAGACGCCGCAGGCCCTCGCCGCGGCGCGCCTCGAAGCGGTTCGAAAACTGCCGGTCGATCGCACACAATACGAAACCATCCGCACGCTCGACCGGCTGCAGCACTGGATCGCCCGCATCGCGAACCATGGCAGTTTCGTCGTCGAAGCGCTGGCGCCGACAATAGACCCTATGCAGGCCGAATTGTCCGGCATCGCGCTGGCGCTCGCGCCGAACGCGGCGTGCTACGTCCCGCTCAACCACAAGCAGGCCGGCGACAGCGCCGGTCTGTTCGCCGCCGGCCTTGCGCCCGATCAGATCGCGATCCGTGACGCGCTCGACCTGCTAAAGCCGCTCCTCGAATCCGGCGGCCACCTGAAGGTCGGCTTCAACGTCAAGTTCACCGCCGTGCTGCTCGCGCAACACGGCATCGTCATGCAGAACAACGACGACGTCGAGCTGATTTCCTACGCGCTCGATGCCGGACGCGGCGCCCACGATCTCGAAGCGCTGGCGCAGCGCTGGCTCGATCACACGGCCTTGAACTATGGCGAACTGATCGGCAGCGGCAGGAACAAGCTTGCCTTCGATCAGGTGACGATCGATCGCGCCACGACTTACGCGGCGGAGTACGCCGCCCTGACCTTGCGGCTGTGGCAGGTGTTGAAGCCGCGGCTGGTCGCCGAGCGTATGAATTCTGTCTACGAGACGCTGGAACGGCCGATGATTGCGACGCTGGCGCGGATGGAGCGGCGCGGCATCACCATCGACCGGCAGGTGCTGTCGCGCCTGTCTGGCGAATTCGCGCAGACCGCGGCGCGACTGGAAGCCGAAATCCAGAAGCTTGCCGGCGAGCCGATCAATGTCGGCAGCCCGAAGCAGATCGGCGAGATCATGTTCGGCAAGATGGGCTTGCCGGGCGGCAGCAAGACCAAGACCGGCGCATGGTCCACCTCGGCGCAAATCCTGGACGACCTCGCCGAGCAGGGCCACGACTTCCCGCGCAAGATTCTCGACTGGCGGCAGGTTTCAAAACTGAAATCGACCTATACCGACGCGCTGCCGGAATACGTCAATCCGCAGACCAGCCGCGTGCACACCACCTATGCGCTCGCCGCCACCACCACCGGGCGGCTGTCGTCGAACGAGCCCAACCTGCAGAACATTCCGGTGCGCAATGAGGAAGGGCGAAAAATCCGCCGCGCCTTCATCGCCACGCCCGGCCACAAGCTGGTCTCGGCCGACTACTCCCAGATCGAACTGCGGCTGCTCGCCGAGATCGCCGACATCCCGGTGTTGAAACAAGCGTTCCGCGACGGGCTCGACATTCACGCCATGACGGCGTCGGAAATGTTCGGCGTGCCGGTGACGGGCATGCCGGGCGAAATCCGCCGCCGCGCCAAGGCCATCAATTTCGGCATCATCTACGGTATCTCGGCGTTCGGCCTCGCCAACCAGCTCGGCATCCCGCGCGAGGAAGCCGGCACCTACATCAAGAAATATTTCGAGCGCTTTCCCGGCATCCGCGCCTACATGGACGCGACCCGCGACTTCTGCCGCGAGCACGGTTATGTCGAAACGCTGTTCGGACGCAAATGTCACTATCCGGACATCAAGTCGCCGAACCCGTCGCACCGCGCCTTTAACGAGCGCGCCGCGATCAATGCGCGATTGCAGGGCACCGCCGCCGACATCATCCGCCGCGCCATGGTGCGGATGGACGATGCGCTGGCGGCGAAGAAGCTGTCCGCGCGAATGCTGCTGCAGGTCCACGACGAACTGATTTTTGAAGTGCCAGACGACGAGGTGGCCGCGACACTGCCGGTCGTCCAGCATGTGATGCAGGACGCGCCGTTCCCGGCGATGCTGCTGTCGGTGCCGTTGCAGGTCGACGCCCGCGCCGCCGACAACTGGGACGAGGCGCATTAA
- a CDS encoding Lrp/AsnC family transcriptional regulator, translated as MSDIALQPPESGRRLDAIDRKILTVLQEDASLSVAEIGDRVGLSSTPCWKRIQRLEADGIILRRVALVDQNKIGLGISVFVSVESGDHSDAWLKTFADAVSAMPEVMELYRMAGDVDYMLRVVVADMASYDLFYKKLISAVALKNVTSRFAMEKIKSVTALPVPAASAV; from the coding sequence ATGAGCGACATCGCCCTCCAGCCTCCTGAGTCCGGCCGTCGCCTCGACGCCATCGACCGCAAGATCCTGACCGTGCTCCAGGAGGACGCGTCCCTGTCCGTGGCCGAGATCGGCGATCGGGTCGGGTTGTCCTCGACTCCTTGCTGGAAACGGATCCAGCGGCTCGAAGCGGACGGCATCATCCTGCGCCGGGTCGCGCTGGTCGACCAGAACAAGATCGGGCTCGGCATTTCGGTGTTCGTGTCGGTGGAAAGCGGCGACCACTCCGACGCATGGCTGAAGACGTTCGCCGATGCGGTCAGCGCGATGCCCGAGGTGATGGAACTCTACCGCATGGCGGGCGACGTCGATTACATGCTGCGCGTCGTGGTCGCCGACATGGCCAGCTACGACCTTTTTTACAAGAAGCTGATCAGCGCCGTGGCGCTGAAGAACGTTACTTCGCGATTCGCGATGGAAAAGATCAAATCGGTGACGGCGCTGCCGGTGCCGGCAGCAAGCGCGGTGTAG
- a CDS encoding phosphomannomutase/phosphoglucomutase: MFPKPKPVLAPNTYAYESEPMVKATGFREYDARWLFGKEINLMGIQALGMGLGTLIGELGQKKEIVTGHDFRSYSSSIKYALISGLLASGCKVHDIGLCMTPTAYFAQFELDVPCVAMVTASHNDNGWTGVKMGANRPLTFGPDEMTRLKEIVLEAAFANTIGGGYQFHENFPARYIADLTKRPKLKRKLRAVVACGNGTAGAFAPAVMEAIGCEVIPLDTEPDYTFPKYNPNPEDMKMLHAIRDAVLEHKADVGLGFDGDGDRCGVVDNTGEEIFADKVGVMLARDMSAIHKDAHFVVDVKSTGLFVTDPVLQQQGASATYWKTGHSYMKRRTNELGALAGFEKSGHFFFNAPMGRGYDDGLISAIAVCDMLDRAAGKSLADLKNALPKTWSSPTMSPHCADEAKYGIVDSVVKHFEAAKANGDKVAGQPTRDLVTVNGVRVTVEDGSWGLVRASSNKPELVVVVESPVSEQRMRDMFEAMDSVLRTHPEVGEYNQKI, from the coding sequence ATGTTTCCGAAGCCGAAACCCGTTCTGGCGCCGAACACCTATGCCTATGAATCCGAGCCGATGGTGAAGGCAACCGGCTTTCGCGAATACGACGCGCGCTGGCTGTTCGGCAAGGAAATCAACCTGATGGGCATTCAGGCGCTGGGCATGGGGCTCGGCACGCTGATCGGCGAGCTCGGGCAGAAGAAGGAAATCGTCACCGGTCATGATTTCCGCAGTTATTCGTCGTCGATCAAATACGCGCTGATCTCCGGCCTGCTGGCATCCGGCTGCAAGGTCCACGATATCGGACTGTGCATGACGCCGACGGCGTATTTTGCGCAGTTCGAGCTCGACGTCCCCTGCGTCGCCATGGTGACGGCGTCGCACAACGACAACGGCTGGACCGGCGTCAAGATGGGCGCCAACCGGCCCCTGACCTTTGGCCCCGACGAGATGACGCGGCTGAAGGAGATCGTGCTCGAAGCCGCCTTCGCCAACACAATCGGCGGCGGCTATCAGTTTCACGAGAATTTTCCGGCGCGCTACATCGCCGACCTGACCAAGCGCCCGAAGCTGAAGCGCAAGCTCAGGGCGGTCGTGGCATGCGGCAACGGTACCGCCGGCGCCTTCGCGCCTGCCGTGATGGAGGCGATCGGCTGCGAGGTGATCCCGCTCGATACCGAGCCCGATTACACCTTCCCGAAGTACAATCCGAATCCCGAAGACATGAAGATGCTGCACGCGATCCGCGACGCGGTGCTCGAACACAAGGCCGATGTCGGCCTCGGCTTCGACGGCGACGGCGACCGTTGCGGTGTGGTCGACAACACCGGCGAGGAAATCTTCGCCGACAAGGTCGGCGTGATGCTGGCGCGCGACATGTCGGCGATACACAAGGATGCGCATTTCGTGGTCGATGTGAAGTCGACCGGCCTGTTTGTCACCGATCCGGTGTTGCAGCAGCAGGGCGCCAGCGCGACCTACTGGAAAACCGGTCATTCCTACATGAAGCGGCGCACCAATGAACTCGGCGCGCTCGCCGGTTTCGAGAAATCCGGCCACTTCTTCTTCAACGCGCCTATGGGCCGCGGTTACGACGACGGCCTGATCTCGGCGATCGCCGTGTGCGACATGCTCGATCGCGCCGCCGGCAAATCGCTGGCCGATCTGAAGAACGCCTTGCCCAAAACCTGGTCGTCACCGACCATGTCGCCGCATTGCGCCGACGAAGCCAAATACGGCATCGTCGACAGCGTGGTGAAGCATTTCGAGGCGGCCAAAGCCAACGGCGACAAAGTGGCCGGCCAGCCGACCCGCGATCTCGTCACCGTCAACGGCGTCCGGGTCACAGTGGAGGACGGAAGCTGGGGGCTGGTGCGGGCTTCGTCGAACAAGCCCGAACTGGTGGTGGTGGTCGAAAGCCCGGTCTCCGAGCAGCGGATGCGCGACATGTTCGAGGCGATGGACAGCGTGCTGCGCACCCATCCGGAAGTTGGCGAATACAATCAGAAGATCTGA
- the hrpB gene encoding ATP-dependent helicase HrpB has translation MTKTFASPLPIDVVLDELGRTLSASNTAVLVAPPGAGKTTRVPLALLDASWTKSKKIIVLEPRRIAARASAERMAKTLGERAGETVGYRVRFGSKVSRATRIEVVTEGIFSRQILDDPELTGVAAVLFDEFHERSLDADLGLALARDVQTGLREDLRILVMSATIDGARIAKRLGDAPVIESEGRAFPVETRYLGRKPDAPLERQMADAIAVALRTEAGSVLAFLPGAAEIRRTQNMLAERVHDASVEIVPLFGALDAATQDRAIAPAPKGHRKVVLATSIAETSLTIEGVRIVVDSGMARVPRYEPDIGLTRLETIRASRAAVDQRRGRAGRTEPGVCYRLWDEPQTASLAAYTQPEILSADLSTLVLDLAQWGVSDPAALTFLDSPPAPALNEARSLLRELGALDADGRITDEGKSLRALALPPRLARMIVDSHRLGAGREAADIAAVLTERGLGGDSVDLEARLDNFRRDRSPRAAGARQLAERWASQVAAPLTPPHQRGQGEAIPSTGVMLAFAFPDRVARNRGNGSFVLVNGRGASVDPASALARRPYIAVAELTGTAASGRILLAAPITQTDIELRFANQIETDDEVVFDRAAMALRARRRKRLHAITLSEAPLAVVPSMAAARILAEGLTGAGLDRLPWSKPLKQWRDRVMFLRAAQREGWPDLSDTGLAAEIETWLVPALSDATSLKDFSPGDLSDALMALLPWNLRARLEREAPTHFEAPTGTMLAIDYQAEQGPTITVRLQELFGLTAHPSIAQGRVPLVLELLSPAHRPVQVTRDLPGFWRGSYAAVRSDLRGRYPRHPWPDDPANAPPTRRVKPRGT, from the coding sequence TTGACGAAAACGTTTGCCTCACCGCTTCCCATCGACGTCGTGCTCGACGAGCTTGGACGGACGCTTAGCGCGAGCAATACGGCGGTGCTGGTGGCGCCGCCCGGCGCCGGCAAGACGACGCGGGTGCCGCTGGCGCTGCTCGATGCGTCCTGGACCAAGAGCAAAAAGATCATCGTGCTGGAGCCGCGCCGGATCGCGGCGCGCGCCAGCGCGGAGCGGATGGCGAAGACGCTGGGCGAGCGCGCCGGCGAGACCGTGGGCTATCGCGTGCGCTTCGGCTCGAAAGTCTCGCGCGCGACCCGCATCGAGGTCGTCACCGAGGGAATCTTCTCGCGGCAGATTCTCGACGATCCCGAACTGACCGGCGTCGCCGCGGTGCTGTTCGATGAGTTTCACGAGCGCTCGCTCGATGCCGATTTGGGGCTTGCGCTCGCGCGCGACGTGCAGACCGGCTTGCGGGAGGACTTGCGCATCCTCGTGATGTCCGCGACCATCGACGGCGCGCGGATAGCAAAGCGTCTCGGCGATGCGCCAGTGATCGAAAGCGAAGGCCGCGCCTTCCCGGTCGAGACGCGCTATCTCGGCCGCAAGCCGGATGCGCCGCTGGAGCGGCAGATGGCTGACGCGATCGCGGTGGCGCTGCGCACTGAAGCCGGTTCGGTGCTGGCGTTCCTGCCGGGCGCGGCCGAAATCCGCCGTACGCAAAATATGCTCGCCGAGCGGGTGCACGACGCATCGGTCGAGATTGTGCCGCTGTTCGGCGCGCTCGACGCAGCAACGCAGGATCGCGCCATCGCGCCGGCCCCGAAAGGCCATCGCAAGGTGGTGCTGGCGACCTCCATCGCCGAGACCTCGCTGACCATCGAGGGCGTCCGCATCGTGGTGGATTCCGGGATGGCGCGGGTGCCGCGCTACGAGCCGGACATCGGGCTGACGCGGCTTGAGACGATCCGCGCCTCGCGCGCCGCGGTGGATCAGCGTCGCGGCCGCGCCGGCCGCACCGAGCCCGGCGTCTGCTATCGGCTGTGGGACGAGCCGCAAACCGCCTCGCTTGCCGCCTACACGCAGCCGGAAATCCTCAGCGCCGATCTGTCGACGCTGGTGCTGGATCTCGCGCAATGGGGCGTCAGCGATCCGGCGGCGCTGACCTTTCTCGATTCCCCGCCCGCGCCGGCATTGAACGAAGCGCGGAGCCTGCTGCGCGAGCTCGGTGCGCTCGATGCCGACGGCCGCATCACTGATGAGGGCAAAAGCCTGCGGGCGCTGGCGTTGCCGCCACGGCTGGCTCGCATGATCGTGGATTCGCATCGTCTCGGCGCGGGTCGCGAGGCCGCCGATATCGCAGCGGTGCTGACCGAGCGCGGACTCGGCGGCGACAGCGTCGATCTCGAGGCGCGGCTCGACAATTTCCGCCGCGACCGTTCGCCGCGCGCCGCCGGCGCAAGGCAACTCGCGGAGCGGTGGGCATCGCAGGTGGCGGCTCCTTTGACCCCTCCCCACCAGAGGGGGCAGGGAGAAGCCATTCCGTCCACCGGCGTTATGCTGGCCTTCGCGTTTCCCGATCGCGTGGCGCGCAATCGCGGTAACGGCTCGTTCGTGCTCGTTAACGGCCGCGGCGCGTCGGTCGATCCGGCGTCCGCGTTGGCGCGAAGGCCCTATATCGCCGTCGCCGAACTGACCGGCACCGCCGCCAGCGGCCGGATTCTGCTGGCCGCGCCGATCACACAAACGGACATCGAATTGCGCTTCGCGAACCAGATCGAGACCGACGACGAGGTCGTGTTCGACCGCGCGGCGATGGCGTTGCGGGCGCGGAGACGGAAGCGGCTGCACGCGATCACGCTCTCCGAGGCGCCGCTGGCGGTCGTTCCGTCGATGGCGGCGGCGCGCATCCTCGCGGAAGGCCTGACGGGTGCGGGGCTGGATCGCCTGCCCTGGTCGAAACCGCTGAAGCAGTGGCGCGACCGCGTGATGTTCCTGCGCGCGGCGCAGCGGGAGGGGTGGCCCGATCTCTCCGATACGGGGCTTGCAGCCGAAATCGAAACCTGGCTGGTGCCTGCCCTATCAGACGCAACGTCGTTGAAGGATTTTTCCCCCGGCGATCTATCGGACGCGCTGATGGCGCTGCTGCCGTGGAATTTGCGCGCGCGGCTGGAGCGCGAGGCGCCGACTCATTTCGAGGCGCCGACCGGCACGATGCTGGCGATTGATTATCAAGCGGAGCAGGGGCCGACCATCACTGTGCGATTGCAGGAGCTGTTCGGCCTGACGGCGCATCCGTCGATCGCGCAAGGCAGGGTGCCGCTGGTTCTGGAATTGCTGTCGCCGGCGCATCGCCCGGTTCAGGTGACGCGCGACCTGCCGGGCTTCTGGCGCGGCAGCTATGCCGCCGTTCGCTCCGATCTGCGCGGACGCTATCCCAGGCACCCCTGGCCGGACGACCCGGCGAACGCGCCGCCGACGCGACGGGTCAAGCCGCGTGGGACCTGA
- a CDS encoding sugar kinase — protein sequence MIKKPRILCIGIPVRDMTFRVQGLPARGFKVGAEHFEEIAGGNALNAAIAISRLGGLAAFCGPMGDAGETSSRYIFDKAAELGIGMRDIVHMPGLVTPISTVMIDPGGERTIITFRDPELWKVRLPDPDKLLEDCDAILTENRCAAFCTGLCAEAHRRGIPVVVDVDSAMSMREGLLTASSHLIFSSEALQATAGVADDAAALQKLARATSSFLAGTRGAQGTVWLDPNGALRQTPAFPVHTVDTLGAGDVFHGAFVLAITEKQDVQEALRFASAAAAIKCTRFGGAFACPQRPEVEALLRQAASTSA from the coding sequence ATGATAAAAAAACCACGCATCCTGTGTATTGGCATTCCGGTGCGCGACATGACCTTTCGCGTACAGGGCCTGCCGGCGCGCGGTTTCAAGGTCGGCGCCGAGCATTTCGAGGAAATCGCCGGCGGCAACGCGCTCAACGCGGCCATCGCCATCTCCAGACTCGGCGGCCTCGCGGCGTTCTGCGGTCCGATGGGCGACGCCGGCGAAACATCCAGCCGCTACATCTTCGACAAGGCCGCGGAACTCGGCATCGGGATGCGGGACATCGTCCACATGCCGGGTCTGGTGACACCGATCTCCACTGTCATGATCGATCCCGGCGGCGAGCGCACCATCATCACCTTCCGCGACCCGGAATTGTGGAAGGTGCGACTGCCGGACCCCGACAAGCTGCTTGAGGACTGTGACGCGATCCTGACAGAGAATCGCTGCGCCGCATTTTGCACCGGTCTCTGTGCCGAAGCGCACCGGCGCGGTATCCCCGTCGTGGTCGATGTCGATTCCGCCATGTCGATGCGGGAGGGTCTGCTGACCGCATCGTCACATCTGATTTTCTCCAGCGAAGCGCTCCAGGCCACGGCCGGTGTCGCCGACGATGCGGCGGCGCTGCAGAAGCTCGCCAGGGCCACCTCGTCATTCCTTGCCGGAACGCGCGGGGCGCAGGGCACGGTGTGGCTCGATCCGAACGGCGCTCTCCGGCAGACTCCAGCCTTTCCGGTCCACACCGTGGACACGCTGGGCGCCGGGGACGTCTTCCATGGTGCGTTCGTTCTCGCCATCACCGAAAAGCAGGACGTGCAGGAGGCGCTCAGGTTTGCCTCCGCCGCAGCCGCTATCAAATGTACCCGCTTCGGCGGGGCCTTCGCCTGCCCGCAACGTCCTGAAGTGGAAGCGCTTTTGCGACAGGCGGCCTCGACCTCCGCATAG
- a CDS encoding MgtC/SapB family protein — MDMPLQPTWSDIAIRLALTMIAGGIVGFDRGARGHAAGFRTIILVGLAASVAMIQTNILLSTSGRTPESFAVMDVLRLPLGILTGVGFIGAGTIVKKGDLITGITTAATLWLMTVIGLCLGGGQLVIGMITTVLAVITLWALQWVDRAIPREHRARLTVTADTEMRAMIELPRLTGGLGYRARFAEVERRDDGSIDCSFDISWRRAERSTPPADLLALIRQHYEVKVFALTTENGR; from the coding sequence ATGGACATGCCGTTGCAACCGACCTGGTCCGACATCGCGATCCGTCTCGCCTTGACGATGATTGCAGGCGGCATCGTCGGTTTCGATCGGGGCGCGCGGGGGCACGCGGCGGGATTTCGCACCATCATTCTGGTCGGACTTGCCGCCTCGGTCGCCATGATCCAGACCAACATCCTGCTGTCGACGAGCGGCAGGACGCCCGAGTCCTTCGCCGTGATGGACGTCTTGCGTTTGCCGCTCGGCATCCTCACCGGCGTCGGCTTCATCGGCGCCGGGACCATCGTCAAGAAAGGCGATCTCATCACCGGGATCACCACCGCGGCAACGTTGTGGCTGATGACGGTGATCGGCCTCTGTCTGGGGGGCGGTCAACTGGTAATTGGCATGATTACCACCGTGCTGGCCGTCATCACCCTGTGGGCGCTGCAATGGGTGGACCGCGCGATTCCCCGCGAGCACCGCGCCAGATTGACCGTGACGGCCGACACGGAGATGCGTGCGATGATTGAGCTGCCGCGCCTGACCGGCGGACTCGGCTATCGCGCGCGCTTCGCGGAGGTCGAACGGCGCGATGACGGGTCGATCGATTGCTCATTCGATATCTCGTGGCGGCGCGCCGAGCGATCGACGCCGCCGGCCGATCTGCTGGCGCTGATCCGGCAGCACTATGAGGTCAAGGTGTTCGCCCTGACCACCGAAAACGGCCGCTAG
- a CDS encoding TIGR02281 family clan AA aspartic protease: MRNLMIFAALLIGAGTYMAQLADKMTATAAARVTTPAQQTAFTAIQDNTQADSRSVSIARDGRGHFQTEGRIDGQRIGFMVDTGASVIALNETSAARIGVRPSQNDYTTQVTTANGKVKAARTRLAMVDVGGLIVRDVDAMVLPDEALSENLLGLSFLSRLKRFEFANGRMLLEQ; encoded by the coding sequence ATGCGTAATCTGATGATTTTTGCCGCGCTTCTGATCGGTGCCGGCACCTATATGGCGCAACTGGCCGACAAGATGACCGCAACCGCGGCGGCGCGGGTCACCACCCCCGCGCAGCAGACGGCATTTACCGCGATTCAGGATAACACCCAGGCCGATAGCCGCAGTGTCAGCATCGCACGCGACGGCCGCGGCCACTTCCAGACCGAAGGCCGGATCGACGGCCAGCGCATCGGCTTCATGGTCGATACCGGTGCGTCGGTGATCGCGCTCAACGAAACCTCGGCGGCACGGATCGGCGTGCGGCCCTCGCAAAACGACTACACCACGCAGGTGACCACGGCCAACGGCAAGGTCAAGGCGGCGCGCACCCGGCTCGCCATGGTTGACGTCGGCGGTCTCATCGTGCGCGATGTCGATGCCATGGTGCTGCCTGACGAGGCGCTGTCGGAAAACCTGCTTGGCCTGTCGTTTTTATCCAGGCTCAAGCGCTTCGAATTCGCGAACGGGCGGATGCTGCTGGAACAATAG
- a CDS encoding acyltransferase family protein codes for MTGNGTASLKNERVDWVDYAKGICIIMVVMMHSVQGVEKAVGQDGFMHLVVEFAKPFRMPDFFLISGLFLPLVINRDWRTYLDRKVVHFAYFYLLWTAIQFGFKAPHFAAEVGWPGVIHLYLMSFIDPFGTLWFIYLLPVFFVVIKATRRISPWAIWGAAAALEMAHISTGWTAIDEFAARFVYIYSGYLFASHVFALSNRARAYPAWALAALALWAVTNAGLVYTGASEWPIISLALGLVGAGAIITIGTLLAKMHWLDAVRYCGEHSIVIYLAFFLPMAASRTILLKAGLIHDIGLISLIVTIVGVIGAVLIWWACRNTRANFLFERPDAFWIAPKKRAAAIQAAE; via the coding sequence ATGACCGGAAACGGCACAGCTTCGCTGAAAAACGAACGGGTCGACTGGGTCGACTACGCCAAGGGCATCTGCATCATCATGGTTGTCATGATGCATTCGGTGCAGGGGGTCGAAAAGGCCGTCGGGCAGGACGGCTTCATGCATCTGGTGGTCGAATTCGCAAAGCCGTTCCGGATGCCGGACTTCTTCCTGATTTCCGGCCTGTTCCTGCCGCTCGTCATTAACCGCGACTGGCGGACCTATCTCGACCGCAAGGTCGTGCACTTTGCCTACTTTTACCTGCTGTGGACCGCGATCCAGTTCGGCTTCAAGGCGCCCCACTTTGCCGCCGAGGTGGGCTGGCCGGGCGTCATCCATCTCTATCTGATGTCGTTCATCGATCCGTTCGGCACGCTGTGGTTCATCTATCTGCTGCCGGTGTTCTTCGTGGTCATCAAGGCCACGCGCCGGATCTCGCCATGGGCAATCTGGGGCGCTGCCGCGGCGCTCGAGATGGCGCACATCTCCACCGGCTGGACCGCTATCGACGAATTCGCCGCGCGCTTCGTCTACATCTATTCCGGCTACCTGTTCGCGAGCCATGTGTTCGCGCTGTCGAACCGCGCCCGCGCCTATCCGGCATGGGCGCTGGCGGCACTGGCGTTGTGGGCGGTCACCAATGCCGGCCTCGTCTATACCGGCGCCAGCGAATGGCCCATCATCTCGCTCGCGCTCGGGCTGGTGGGCGCCGGCGCCATCATCACTATCGGCACGCTGCTGGCCAAAATGCACTGGCTGGACGCCGTGCGCTATTGCGGCGAGCATTCCATCGTCATCTATCTCGCCTTCTTCCTGCCCATGGCCGCCTCGCGCACGATTCTGCTGAAAGCGGGCCTCATCCACGATATCGGCCTGATCTCGCTGATCGTCACCATCGTCGGCGTGATCGGCGCGGTGCTGATCTGGTGGGCCTGCCGCAACACACGGGCGAACTTCCTGTTCGAGCGTCCCGACGCCTTCTGGATCGCGCCGAAAAAGCGCGCGGCCGCGATTCAGGCCGCCGAGTAA